From Daucus carota subsp. sativus chromosome 6, DH1 v3.0, whole genome shotgun sequence:
TCTTCCTAGCACGAGCACTCCAGGCTGCATTAAAGATGCCTGCAATGTCAACTCCTACAATCCATTAGGCCTCGGAGAGGATGCATTATACGTTGAGTCTATGCCAATGGATTATCAGTCGGATTAAGCTACCAATCCCCTGAGCCATTCCCAATCACATGTGCAGTTTCAGATCTCCTGAAAGGTCTATCTAATGAAACTACAGGTATGGTAGGCCTTGCAAATCTAACAACTTCATTACCTGCACAAATGTCGACACAGTTTAAGCTACCTTACAAATTTGCTCTCTGCATACCATCTACATCTGAATATGCACTCGGTCACATGTTTATATGCGGATGGCCATATATTTTATTACCATACAGTAAAGATATTGCTAAAGAATTGATCACCACACAACTTTCCATTAACCCCATTAGTACTACACTGGTGTATACAACTGGTGACCCTTCGGATGAATATTCCATAGATGTTAAATCTATTAGTGTTCATAACAAACCAGTAACAATTAATGCTTCTTTGCTATCCATAAACAAGGAAGGCTACGGGGGTACCAAATTTAGTACCATTACTCCTTATACAAAACTAGAGACTTCCATATATAGCAGTCTCGTTAGTGCTTTTAGCAAGACTGCGGCACTGAGAAAAATGAAAAACGTAGCATTGGTCGTGCCATTTGGAGCTTGTTTCAATGCAAAGAATATAGACAAAAGCCAGACAGGACCTGTAGTGCCTTTCACTGATATTGGTCTAGCAGGTAACAAGTTTTGGAGATTTTACGGTGCCAATTCAATGGTGTCAGTGAGCAAAAAAGTATTATGTATGCCTGGCATTTGTGGATGTGGGATCATATCCAAGAACCTCTGTTATTATAGGAGGGCATCAAATGGAGGATCATCTTATTGAATTCAATCTTGTTACCTGCAGGGTGGGAATCAGCACTTCACTTCTAACCCGAAATACGACTCGCTACCAATCTAGAGTCATATAGGATTTTTGGACACAAGTTCTGTTTAGATATTGCCCCTAGTCTTTTCAGAACATGTTCATCTTCTGAACTTGGGATTTTGTCGAACTGCTAACTGCTGAATAAGCTGTTACAGTGtttaaaataatgatatatttttgttaatcagGAAATAAACCAAAGTAAGTCTATGGGAGATTAATGTTACAGCAACAAACTAGACGCAATCTGCAATCCGTGTAAAATGTTAAGATGTAATTGATTACTGGTAAATATAGAAAATCAGAGCAAAGTAAAAACATTCATCATAAGCTATTCAGTTTTTGAACTTAGAAGTGCAGCCTTAGGTAATTAAGTTCAACTCCTCAACTAAGAATAAGGAAATTACATCTGGATTTTGAGAGTTCTATCCATTTCTCTCGGTCTGAGGTACTAAGCTAGCATCATTTAAACAACTTTCTAATTTACGCGCGTAAAAGATCAACAGTTCTGAAACAATAAACACAAGTTCACCTGCAGAATTGTCTAGGCGAGTGAAAGTTTCATCTATTATTAGCATATACTAATTGTTCCGTTCATTTTCTGGGATGATCAACTATATTCTCAGCATATACTAATTTTCTAGTTCATTTCCTACAAGATCAACACATAAGGAGTGAGGGAGAGAGTATGCACATGCATCTCAAAATAAGTTTTCTACATAACAGTTAACACAAAGAAGAGGAAACAAATGCTGAGAACGATACTAAAATCTTTAATTCTGCTTAGTTATCATTTTTACTAGAACTATGAACATCAACCAATCTTCAATGCGAAGACCTATTAACATCAACCACATTTCTGGGTGCAGAACACTCTACAGACGATCAATATGGAACTTTATAATGCAGCACACATTTCCGTCGATAGCCTGCACAGTTTTTATGTATAAGATtttaggcttaatgaccttgtagcccttgaagtttgggtggaagttccgatgcggcctcgaagtttaaaaacgtactccctccgtcccaacaggttctttacagttacctcttttggacgtcccatccatttctttacattacaaaactttcccaaaatagttaatgggtcccaccactttatcacttttccttccttttcacactacttttactccactatctctcttttatatattaaaaatcgatgggtcccaccacttcacccacttttcttcctctttttcactactttatacatatttcttaacctccgtgcccaaacccaatgtaaacaattgggtgggacggagggagtatctttcaaccctcaaagtatctttttCGTACCTTTCAGCCCTTATGGCGTATACGGGTTTATAATggggtggacaaagttgacatttcacacgtgagggttaaaaggggcattaaacattaagggttaaaaggaacatctaatgtattttaatgtattctttaggggttaaaaggaacgagatgtatactttaagggttaaaaggtacgcccaaactttaccccgaatgtgaattgtcaagtttatcccccgatttataccggtatttttgaaaagggctaaaaggtacgacaaagatactttgagggtcgaaaggtacgtttttaaacttcgaggccgcatcggaacttccacccatacttcgagggctaaaaggtcattaagccaagATTTTAAGTATACTCTTGAGCACTATGgactgagaatttgaaatgatcaTATCAACAAGAAAGGAGTGATCTTTTGAGGATTCTCAAACAACCAACATTGCATTCTGCATGCTTTGTGCATCATTTCTGATTACTGATAAGTACTTTGTTTATTGTCCGCCCAGCAATTTATATTAAGAACTCAGTATGACTCAGCTCAGAAGTTTTACTATCAGTCATTGGCAATtttattcttgtttttcaaTGTAAACTTCTAAAGTAACTCAAATTTTAAGTTCTGGAGGCTTTAAACTTAACAGTTTTAAGAACCCTACATAAAttgttcttttgatattttgacttTTTTGTGATATACTATTATTTATCAATGATTTGGACAATTCTTTAACATATAAGTTAAATAAAGTGGGCCACctgatatttatatttgttgtcGAAAGGATGGCCAATCAAGAAAATAGCCATTACATCTCTCCGTATACTCGATTTTAAACTCTGGACTAAACAATTTGAGtacttctcaaaaaaaaaacaaagaaactgGATGTGAACTCAAGATAATAATGTGAATTTGAACTTCAAATTAAGCTCATTGAAATTTTGACATATTTAAATccggttttaaattgttaattgatTTAATCAGAGAAAATGCagcaaaacaaatatttgaataatttgagGCAAATACTTAATCCAGCTATATCCAAAGTGCAAACAAGTGGTGCGAACTAGTGGTGCAAAAATCTGACCATCTGTCACAAGATACTATGTAAATGTAATAATGAAGATATATTTTTGGTGGCCCTGCTTTCAGCTTATTGCTACTTAGAGTACTTGTTTTCATCCCAAGCATCTCTCACAGCCACAAGCTTTGATATTAAACTCATACTTACATTTAGAGAGAGGCCCATGAGGCCATGTGTACCAAACAATCTTGTCCCTTCTCTCTCAGCCACAAGTACTCCAACTCTTTCCTACCCCACTTCACTTCTTGAAATTTCTATACacttctttaaatttttcaagattttttattttctatatattgaccatatttgatTCTTTCCCTTCTTTCTTAGTACTATTGTCTTAAATTTGCGAGGACTTTGCATAGGGGAGTGGCAATGATGGTTCAAGAAATGAAGGTAAGTTTGTGATTATTTTATGACAATTTCCATGTCGGGTTGATGCTCTTAAGTACGTACTCTCAATTTATGTGTCATCATGATGTTAGTAAGGATtacatgtatattttttgtaGTGTGGATTGGTTGAATGCATATTTATGGAATAATAATGTGCTGTTATGTTATTGTAGTTGACTAGTTGTGGTTTTTGGTAACTATTGGTATTGTTTGGAGAAAAATTAGTGAATTTTACTATGAACTTGTATCCGAGAAGGTCGTGCTTAGTGCATTAGCTAGAAGTAAGGCCTTTTCTTTGTTAAGATTTTAGGAGAACCGATAATTTGACAAGAATGTGTTGTCACTATATATTCTAATGGTACTATGGTAGTTGCGGCTATGGTATGGAATGGACAGAACATGTCCTAATTGGTTTTCAAGTTAGTCATTGGTTTGATGATGGAGTTGAAATTGCTTTTCTACTATGTTATAAATAGCTGATCACCGATCACATATGCTATGATGATTTGCGGGTTAATAGATTAAGTAGATGATATAGACTCAAATCCCAGTTTAGCAAAACTGTAACATATGGATCATCACAAAGTCCTAGTGTTCTCAGATCACATTTAGGGCAATTATGTCGTCAAGTTTCTGTTGGcatgaaaaataatttcaaaaagatAAACTTAGCATTTCTAGAGTACTAAATTTCGAGAAACTTCTGTTAGGCATAGTTTGCTGTGCTCAATCACATAAGAAATTAACCAGACACATCAGTATTGTTGGAAATTTTGTTAGATGATACATGTGTAATAAGTAGGCTAATTGTTCATATATACGTAGACTTATGGTTGCATATAATGAGGAGAACTGCAGTATGTGGGTGTCGGTGTGTCAATTCTGGTGTTATTAATTGTTTTGGATCTGAGCTTATGATTCATCAGCAGTATAACCCGTATACTTTTATTTGACTCTACCATAGATAGCTTAGTCTCTGATGAGAAGTAATACTTCAGAGTCCTTTCCTTTTTTGACGCTAATAAGGCCACACATATTTTGTGTTTCATCTACAGGGTGAAACTGAAAACACGGGCCAGAATATCTCTGATATGTGCAGACATGAGTTTCCTACTGGTGGCAACTTGCAGTCCGAGACATTAGACCCCAAACCTCTCAGTTCCTTTGAGAATGAATATATGCCAAAGGTCTCATCTCTATCTTGCTGCGTGCTAGTtatattttaaggtgttaatTTAGTTCAAATTAAGAATGGTCTGCCTTTCCTTCTAAACAGGTCAGGAAGCCTTATACAATAACAAAGCAGAGAGAAAAATGGACAGAGGACGAGCATCAGAGATTTCTTGAAGCTTTAAAGCTGTATGGCCGTGCTTGGCGGCATATAGAAGGTGAACTTTTCACAACGTTTACTGAAATTATCATACTCTTGACCGGTTTCCTTAATCTGATTATTGTTTGTGTTAATGTATTGTAGACTCTCGTACCATAATTGTTTCAATTCAATCTTTGAACCCCCCGTTTCATATTTACATACACAGAACATATAGGCACAAAGACGGCAGTTCAAATTCGAAGCCATGCTCAGAAGTTTTTTTCTAAGGTAGATCTTAGTGTGATTCAGTTAaatgtttttatgtatatattggTTGCTAAATCATTTAGGATGAAACTAGGTTGTTTACAATGCTTTTATGTAACTTGGTTACGTATTTACTCTTCAGGTTGCACGAGATTTGAATTCTGTGAGTGCTAGCTCCCAAATTTTGGTTGAAATTCCTCCCCCTAGACCTAAAAAGAAGCCTCTCCACCCATATCCCCGTAAAGTGGCTGACCTGCTTATGAAACGATCAGTAGTTTCAGATCAGCCAGACAGATCTTTGTCCACCAATGCCTCTCTTAATGACATGGAGAACCTATCTTCAACTTCAGTCCTGCCTACGATTGGTTCAGACACGACTTGCCCAGCAGTTTCAGAACTGAATACTCATTGCCTGTCACCAATATCATGCACTTCCAACCCTCCTTCTGGCAATACGTCTTCAATGGAAAAAGATCACGAGGGCATGACATCTCATTCATTTGCAACAGAAAATGAATCACCACCGTCGGTCCAAGAGATTCCTAGCTCTAAGACAGAGAATTTATCACCATCTTCAAGCATCAAGCTATTCGGAAAAATGGTTCTGATAGCAGATTCAAAAAGGCCATCTACATTAACAGAAGAGTGTAATGATTTCTTCTCAAAAAGAGCCCATGACGATAGACTCGTTGAACAAAACAAGAAGCTCCTTGAAGCAATCCCAACAGATAACATGGAAAGTCAGGTGTCGTATGAGTTGCTCTGCAGTAGCACGCGGACCTGTGAAAGCCTGTACGAAACCAAAGGGAGTTTAAACAAAGAAAAGAGGCGCACAGATGCAGTTTCAAGAACTTTTCGAGCTGCTGTGAATCTGTCCTTGGAACTAAGATTAGTAGATGAAGGGACTGGAGATCTAAGCTCCTTATATTCAACCAGCAGATCATACAATGAAATATATGGTATACAAACATACCCTGGTACTACTAATGGGTCTCAATATCGAACTAACATTCAGCCAAGGATGAACAGCAGGGGATTTGTCCCGTACAAAAGATGTGCCGAAGAAATTGACACACTGTCACTAGTAAATGTTTCTGAAGAAAGCAAGACGAAAAAGATTCGTGCTTGTTCTTAGTACCCCCTCGCAACATTTGAGCTTCCTGTTGACGTGTGTTGCAGTCAATTACAGATCATGTAGCACTAGAAAATGTTTAAGCAAGCTAAAGATCGGAGAACGGTGAAATTATAACTGATAaaaaatgtacaagattttcaGTCTTCATTGTTTGGATTTTAGATTTGCCGATGTCCCAGAGGCCTAATGGTTATGGGATTTGATGATAGTTAGAGTCCTGCATGCAATGCCTCGTTTCGCAAATTTTACAGTCACCAGAGGAACTAGAACTCCCCTGAAATCGGTTGTGGCGTATAGCTCCTTGGTTAATTATATACAAGTGTTTGTTTCCGGTACTATGCAACTAGAAAGGTACATATTTCATCATACTAACCTCGAATACCAGGCGTGTTCCTCTATTTTGCAGTAAATGGTGTTCAAGGGTTCAAGTCCATGACAAACATATGAGCCCCTCGGATGGGGTTCAGGGCTTTTATCTGCATCTTCAAGGGTTCAAGCCCTGATGAAGACGCAGATAAAAGGATGGCTTTAGGGAAAAATGCAAATGCACCATTTATAACAAGGCCACCTTTGGATTGGTTGTATACAACAAATATTCAGTTGTAAATACACAAATTTGTACTTGTATATATACAACATTTCTGGCATAAAGtgtaatatttgaaatatattgttACAGTATTTTTTGTATATCTGATAATATTAGAATGTGTTCACATTTTCGTTTTCCCGCTGACtgcatatttttattgttgTGCATGGATAGTCAAAAGTACAGATAACATGACCTTAACAATAAAAGGGCAACATATGCAGTTTACCAATATAATGATGGTTAAGCAATTCTactgatcaaatccatatctgGAACAAATTAAGCTCACATGGTCAAAATACTGAAAGCTGAAATAAAAACCAAGTAGCTGAAAGCAGATGTCATAGTCCAAGCAATAGCTGCAGCCATTAGATTCACAACCACCTGAGATTTCTTCTAGCAGTAAAACATCACTCTTTTCACGTTCTCTTTCAGAGCAGGCAAGGGCCTAACAGCTGCATTGGCATTTACTGCCCTGGTGTTCCTTCCAACTCCACGACCAGCGGCACTCGCCATTGACTCACCATCAGAAGTCTCAGGTTCCATGTAAAAGCGAGCTCGAAAGGCTGCCAAGTGAGCATAATATGCTGGTGGCACTGTCATTACAAAACAAAATGGAATTAAATACAGACACTGGCAAGAAAGTTGGAAATTAACATCAAACATTTAAAAATGTCTGAAAGAGCTACAGAATTAAGGGGAGAAGCTTACCAATTGAAACTGATCGTGTACACCTGGCATATCTGAAAAGCACAGGAAAAGGGGGCATAAATTTAGGTCCACCAAGATTCAATAAATAGCTTTGCCCAATATTTTAAGCAATTTAAAACACCACGGTAAAACTATGTAGTTGCCAACTAGTAACAAATATGTACTTACGTGTAACATAGATTGTTGGTAAGGGATTGCAATCCATCTGCAGAAAACTTGTTCTCATCCCACAGAACGTGATAATGTGCTGGCCGGCTGGTTCCCTGTTATTGCACAGAAGCCAAaataatcagaattttcttaaaACTGCTACAAATGAACCTGACCATGAACCACTTGGTTAATTAATTTACTTGAATGCCCGCATGGCTACACAGATAGAAGTCGAATTCAGTGGGGTGACAGATTTTAGAATCAACCACAGTACCTGTAATTTGAACAGTACAAAATAATTTAAGGTAATAGCCCTGCAATGTATAACAGATATCACAACACAAGAGGGAAGGAACGAAGGTCTACCAGGCAAAATATTTCCACTCCTATCAACTTGATTACGGTCACGATGGTTGTTGACAAACAACCTTGTGTGATGGCGTTTCTGAACCACAACAAATGTCACGGGAGGCTGATAATTGGGCTCCAATGAAGCGCATGCCTTTTATTGGAGTTATAGACATGAAAGGTGCAGGAACAAGTACATTaggttcaaatttatatttcacaaGCAAAGCTaaaaatgcatatatatatatatatatatatatatatatatatatatatatagggtcgcgCTTAAGggagaaccagtccttaaaatagtgtcatagaaccactaaggttctactgcggaaccctaaattttaaatagatttttatatatatatataatctgcaAACATCCCAAAATACCACCTTGCGAATCGCATCAAGCTCATAGAGAAGAACTTGATAGAATTGCCCCTCACTAACACCATCCCTGCATGATGAGTTCATAATTAGAACAAGGGTAAATTAGATAGAAGAGCCCCACGATATGTCCCAATATAGACGTTATAATACCTGTAGAAAATAATGCGCTCAGGTTTTTTCCCAGTTGCTCTGCGGAATGAAATCAGCAGCTCCCTAGAGCACAGAAACATAATCAACAACTTGATCAGAAACCACAAAACATAAACGGAACCAGTCTGGTTTATTTGTTAATCATTTAAAGATTGGGGAAAAGATCTTACTTAATCATGCCACCATGAACTATAGTCCCCCTGTTCGGATCCTGCCAGCTCTTGTACAGATCCTGGATGAGCTCCTGTCTATGGGCTTGGGCACAGACCAAGCCAGCATACTTGGTGATCTCAGGCCAATCTTGAGATGCAACCACCTAAAATTTTAGCAACATATCTTGTAATCAACGAAAGCAACAGCGGTAGATAATGAAGGATACTGGTCTAATAGAGGCAACACCGCaactgtatatatattaatacatcATAACACAAATCAAGAATATAAAAACACTTAATGAAAACTTGAATCATACTGCTGCTATTGATGGACTAGAATCTTCTCCAGGATGAGGATGTGTGACATCAGCACCAAAAATTATAGTAGGTCGGTCGCTCACAAGTGGAATCCGCCTAGACACTGCCTCACGAAGAACAGTATTTCTTCCTCCAACCTTGACATTGATCTTCAGGGCCACGTTTGCCAGATACTGCTTGCTCATCTTAAAGACATGTTTTGTCAAGCAACACTGCGACACTATTCCGAGTTCGGTCTCACAAATTCTTTTCAAGTCACCTTCGAATCATCAAAACGAAATCTCAATGAAACGAATATCATCAGACAAAGTGCGCAAacacaaatcaaataaataagtcaTCCACCAAAAGTGAATATTATAATCATCTAAGAGCTACAGATTGCATACCATAAAGAGAGCCATTATTATCTGGTAGAATCACAACCAACAAGTCAAGCTCCTTCTTGAGTTTCATAACCTCCTGATGTCTTGTTTTTAATACTCTCTCGACCTGATCAGGACGTGCACTGGTTGGAGGGAGAACGGGATCAGGATTGAACCTCTACACATGGAACACATTGTTTATTTTTAGTTCACGAAGCCAAGGTCATAGATAACATTAAAGCAAAAAAGCAGACTTGCATTATGTACCATTCCTGAAATTGTACACATTTGTGCAAGTTCAGAACAAAAACCACTGGCCAAACTATCTTGAACATTACGTGCAAAGTTCAAGCACATCCAATTATTGACAATTCCCCCGTTAACCATTttctgaaaaagaaaaatcaaattGATCAGAACAATATGATAGATGGGCTAGGGGTATGTTTTTGGTTCTGTTTCAATACACATGTATGCAGATGCAACGTCCAACTTTAAACAAACCCATTCAAAGCAAATAGCAACGAGAACTCAAACAGCCAGCTTGTTAGTGTCGagaacaaattatatttttatatgaagaaaagaaggataGCATATTTAACCACTGAATCTTAAAAAAGTGGGCCAGTCAACACGCTTGATTGTAGCActttattttgttgaatataaaACTTGCCTTATTCATCATATTCCACTGGCCAACTTGAGGCAAACATTCCTTCTCCCGTCCAGTATCGTGGTATTTTAGCTGCACAGGAAAGGAGTCAATCACCAAAGTAACCAGCGGGAATACGTGTATGACCACTACAATTTAGCATTACCCATGGTGGAGAGAGAACTCTAGCTTCTACTGAGGCTAGCTTGTCACTAATTTTGATTCCAAACTCCTTTGCATAAGGATCGTCAGCATATGCATTATGCTCAACAGTCTAAAGGACAAAACAGAAGAAGAGGACATTATTGTGTTAATCTTATTTCACGAAACATGTAGTGAGAGATCAGAGATCCCAACCACATACATTCAGCAGACCAGGTTAAAATCCAGAGACGCAAAAATATTCcaactttaaatttattttaattcaaatgcATAATTTGCTAGTATGTAAAAACACCACAAATCAAATGATACTACCAGCAAGCACACAAGACAGTACCTTAAAaggaaataaaattgaaaacaataaacaagaGAAGTGTTGCAGACAAAAAAAACCTGGAGGATGTCCTTCTCCCTATCGCTAGGGCGTTGACAAGTAACTTTTAGCAATGCTGTAATCTGCCTCTCATTTAACCTTTTCGAGTATCTCTGTCCCTCTACAATCTTGCAAACCTGAAACGAGTATCTCATGGAGGTTTTAAATTAATACACGGCCATCCTAGAAACACTAAAGAAAAGAGCAATGCACAAACCTCCATGGGTAGATAATTTGGTCTTTGTAGATTGCCAACTTGTAAGCAAGGCCATTGAGTCTGTTTTAGCGTGAACTTGTATGTCTCTTGAAAATACTCCACAACAGATTTGATAGTACCTCCGTCATCTACTGGGAAACTATGTATATAAACATACATACAAAGTGTACCATGTCAGACAAGAACAAAGCctgaaaaaaaaactaaaagtaACATTTTGTCATTAATTCATACGTGAGCTCTCTTGTCGCCTGTGATGTTAACCCACAAATGCGATACTTTCTGCGCATACTTCCACGGTGTAAAACCTCAACTTTTACACCCCTCAAAGCCTTTTTGATCTGGCATTCAAGTAAAGAATGGACTAAGATTGATACTATTGCACACATAAATGACAAACAGGCAGAG
This genomic window contains:
- the LOC135147081 gene encoding probable aspartic proteinase GIP2, translated to MGLNKSPMDRLKKQIGILMEDLWTVQIWPHNDEIQPSILTVGLSYQSPEPFPITCAVSDLLKGLSNETTGMVGLANLTTSLPAQMSTQFKLPYKFALCIPSTSEYALGHMFICGWPYILLPYSKDIAKELITTQLSINPISTTLVYTTGDPSDEYSIDVKSISVHNKPVTINASLLSINKEGYGGTKFSTITPYTKLETSIYSSLVSAFSKTAALRKMKNVALVVPFGACFNAKNIDKSQTGPVVPFTDIGLAGNKFWRFYGANSMVSVSKKVLCMPGICGCGIISKNLCYYRRASNGGSSY
- the LOC135147061 gene encoding protein REVEILLE 7-like, translated to MMVQEMKGETENTGQNISDMCRHEFPTGGNLQSETLDPKPLSSFENEYMPKVRKPYTITKQREKWTEDEHQRFLEALKLYGRAWRHIEEHIGTKTAVQIRSHAQKFFSKVARDLNSVSASSQILVEIPPPRPKKKPLHPYPRKVADLLMKRSVVSDQPDRSLSTNASLNDMENLSSTSVLPTIGSDTTCPAVSELNTHCLSPISCTSNPPSGNTSSMEKDHEGMTSHSFATENESPPSVQEIPSSKTENLSPSSSIKLFGKMVLIADSKRPSTLTEECNDFFSKRAHDDRLVEQNKKLLEAIPTDNMESQVSYELLCSSTRTCESLYETKGSLNKEKRRTDAVSRTFRAAVNLSLELRLVDEGTGDLSSLYSTSRSYNEIYGIQTYPGTTNGSQYRTNIQPRMNSRGFVPYKRCAEEIDTLSLVNVSEESKTKKIRACS
- the LOC135147060 gene encoding protein argonaute 1-like, with the protein product MVRKRRTELPGGGESSGPQDSSAGHGAPQRPPQQQPQQQGQVSPQRPSQQQQQPQQQQGRGAPQRPPQQLQQQGGVRGSAPQQPGGAYQGRGGYDGGRGGPRGGMAPQQYTGGPQEFFQQPRGPVPQSRGGVASGARGGFVSSAGGPSRPSVPELHQATQAPQQAGVMTQPMPHVLPAEDTQSVASPVVRAANPSSLQLTQKFQQISMTPESSSTEAVQSIPMSTKSLRFPPRPGRGSTGSRVIVKANHFFAELPDKDLHQYDVSISPEVSSRGVNRAVINQLVKLYKETHLGKRLPAYDGRKSLYTAGPLPFISKEFKIVLTDEDDGSGTARREREFKVVIKLASRADLHHLEMFLTGRQADAPQEALQVLDIVLRELPTARFSPVGRSFYSADLGRRQPLGEGLESWRGFYQSIRPTQMGLSLNIDMSSTAFIEPLPVIDFISQLLNRDVSSRPLSDADRVKIKKALRGVKVEVLHRGSMRRKYRICGLTSQATRELTFPVDDGGTIKSVVEYFQETYKFTLKQTQWPCLQVGNLQRPNYLPMEVCKIVEGQRYSKRLNERQITALLKVTCQRPSDREKDILQTVEHNAYADDPYAKEFGIKISDKLASVEARVLSPPWLKYHDTGREKECLPQVGQWNMMNKKMVNGGIVNNWMCLNFARNVQDSLASGFCSELAQMCTISGMRFNPDPVLPPTSARPDQVERVLKTRHQEVMKLKKELDLLVVILPDNNGSLYGDLKRICETELGIVSQCCLTKHVFKMSKQYLANVALKINVKVGGRNTVLREAVSRRIPLVSDRPTIIFGADVTHPHPGEDSSPSIAAVVASQDWPEITKYAGLVCAQAHRQELIQDLYKSWQDPNRGTIVHGGMIKELLISFRRATGKKPERIIFYRDGVSEGQFYQVLLYELDAIRKACASLEPNYQPPVTFVVVQKRHHTRLFVNNHRDRNQVDRSGNILPGTVVDSKICHPTEFDFYLCSHAGIQGTSRPAHYHVLWDENKFSADGLQSLTNNLCYTYARCTRSVSIVPPAYYAHLAAFRARFYMEPETSDGESMASAAGRGVGRNTRAVNANAAVRPLPALKENVKRVMFYC